GGTGGCCCGGAGCGGCTCACCGTGTGCGTGCGCACCCGGGGCGAGCTGGAGGCGCGCCTGGGCGGGTTCCTGGATGGCGTGGCGGGGACGGTGACGCTGGGGATGGCGCCTGGCCGGCCTCCGAAGGTGGCCTTCGTCTGCGCTCCGCAGGGCGGCCAGTGGGTGGGCATGGGCCGGCGCATGCTGCTGACGGAGGACGCCTTCCGCGCGGCCTTCGAGCGCGTGGACGCGGCCCTGGCGGTCCACTCCGGCCAGTCGCTCCGTGACGAGCTGTTCAAGGCGGAGGGCGTCGCCCGCTACGACGACGTGGACGTGGTGCAGCCGCTCCTCTTCGCGTTCCAGGTGGCCCTGGCGGAGCAGTGGCGCGCCTGGGGCATCACCCCGGATGTCGTGGTGGGGCACAGCCTGGGGGAGATCGCCGCCGCGCACATCGCGGGCATCCTGGACCTGGAGGAGGCGGCGCTCGTCATCCACCACTACAGCCGCCTGCAGAAGCTGCTGGCGGACCGGGGCGGGATGGCCGTGGTCAACCTGCCGCCCGACGCGCTGACCGGGCTGCTGGAGGCCACGAACGGGGCGGTGGTGCTGGCCGGCCACAACGGCCCCCGGTCCACCGTGCTGTCCGGAGACCCGGCCGCGCTCGACGCGCTCCTCGCGGAGCTGAAGCGCCGCAAGGAGCTGTGCGCGCGGATCCGCGTGAACGTCGCCGCGCACAGCCCGCAGATCGACGAGATCCTCCCGGAGCTGGAGGCGGTGCTCGCCGGGCTGCGTCCGAAGCCCGCGCGCCTGCCGATGATCTCCACTGCGCTGCGGCGGCGGATGGAGGGGCCGGAGGTGGACGGGCGCTACTTCGGCCAGAACCTGCGCACGCCGGTGTGGCTGGCTCCGGTGCTCGCGTCGCTGGTGGCGGACGGCGTGGACGCGCTGGTGGAGCTCAGCCCGCACCCCGTGCTGGTGGGCGCCCTGCAGCAGGCCGCCGAGGGCCGGCAGCCGCCTCCGGTCGTCCTGCCGTCCACCACGCGGGACGAGGACGAGCGGCTGGCCCTGTACGAAGCGCGCGCCACGCTGTTCCGGCTGGGATGCGCGGGGGCGGCCCCCCCCGCGCCCCGCGACGCGATGGTGCCGCTGTCCGCCCATACCCCGCAGGCGCTCCGGGAGCTGGCGGCGCGCATGGCCGGGACGCTGCGCCAGGCGCCCTGGACGCAGGTGGAGGACGTCGCCGCCACGGCCGCGCTGCGCCGGACGCACCACGCGGAGCGGCTGGCGGTGGTCGCGCGCGGAACGGAGGACCTGGCCCAGGCGCTGGATGCGTTCGCCCGGGGCGAGCCCCATGAGCGGCTGGTGACCCCGGCGCTCGCGAAGGCGCCCTCGGTGGTGTTCGTCTTCCCGGGGCAGGGCTCGCAGTGGCACGGGATGGCGCGGCAGCTCTTGCGTGACGAGCCGGTCTTCCGCGCGGAGCTCCTGCGGTGCGACGCCGCCATCCATGCGTTCACCGGCTGGTCCGTGCTGGAGGAGCTGGAGGCGTCCGAGTCCGCGTCCCGGATGGCCCGGGTGGACGTGGTGCAGCCGGTTCTCTTCGCCGTGGAGGCGGCGCTGGCCGCGCTCTGGCGCTCCTGGGGCGTGCGGCCCAAGGCGGTCATCGGCCACAGCATGGGCGAGGTCGCGGCGGCTTATGTCGCGGGTGCGCTGAACCTGGCGGACGCGGCGCGGATCATCTGCCGCCGAAGCCAGCTGCTCCGCCGCGTGAGCGGGCAGGGCGCCATGCTCGCCGCGGAGCTCACGCTGGACGAGGCCCGGGAGGTCCTGCGCGGCCACGAGGCGCAGGTCGCCGTGGCCGTGAGCAACAGCTCCCGCTCCACCGTGCTGTCGGGCCAGCCGCAGGCGCTGGAGGTCATCTCCCAGGCGCTCCAGGCCCGAGGCGTCTTCTGGCGCTGGGTCAAGGTGGATGTCGCCTCCCACAGCCCGCAGATGGACGCGCTCAAGGCCGAGCTGCTGGAGGTGCTGGCGGACGTCCGGCCCTCGCCGTCGGCGGTGCCCATCCACTCCACGGTCCTGGACGCGGTGACGGACGGCCGCGACTTCGACGCGGGCTACTGGGTGCGCAACCTGCGCGACCCCGTCCTCTTCGCCTCGGCGGTCCGGCGCGCGCGTGAGGCGGGACACGACGTCTTCATCGAGATGAGCCCGCATCCCATCCTGCTGCCCGCGGTGGAGCAGGAGCTGGCGGACGTGGACCAGCCGGGCGAGGTGCTGCCGTCGCTGCGGCGCAACGAGTCCGAGCGCGAGACGCTGCTGCGCTCCCTGGCGGCGCTCTACACGCGAGGCCTGGAGCCCGCCTGGAGCGCCGTCACCCGCGCGGGGCGCCCCGGGGTGCCGCTGCCTTCCTACCCCTGGCAGCGCGAGCGCTTCTGGCTGGAGCCGGCGCCCGTGGTCCGTGCTCCCATCGCCGTCAGCCGCCCGAGCGGCGAGGGGCTGCTGGGCAGCCACTTCCCGTCCGCCGTGGAGCCGAGGCTGCACCACTGGCAGGCCGGGTGGGGCGCGGACGTGTCCGGCTTCCTCGCCGGCCACCGCGTGGGCGGTGACGCCGTGGTTCCCGGCGCCGTCTTCCTGTCCATGGCGCTGCGGGCCGCGAAGGAGGCGCTGGGGGACGCGCCCGTGGCGCTGAGGGACATCGCCTTCCCGCAGCCGTTGATCGTGGGCGAGAGCTCCGAGCCCGCGCCGCGCGTGCAGACCGTGCTCTCCGTGCGCGACGCGCAGCGCGAGCTCCAGGTGTTCTCCCAGGGCGAGGGCGGCACGTGGGTGCCCCACGCGCGGGCCCTGGTGGACGCGGGGCCGGCGGCGGCGGTGGGCCGGGAGCGGGCGCAGGAGGCGCTGGCGCTCCGGGACGCGCTGCGCGGCTCCGCGGTGATGCTGCTGGACTCCGTGCGGTACTACGAGCTGCTGGCGGGCTGCGGGCTGGAGTACCGCGCCGCCTTCCGGGGCGTGGACTGCGTCTGGTCCCGCGAGGCGCAGGCGCTGGGACGCATCCTTCCGCCCTCCGCCACGGTGGCTCCGGAGCTGGCCCGGGTGGCCTGCATCGACTCCGCGCTCCAGCTCTCCATCGCCACGCTGCCGCCCAGCCTCGTGTTCCGGGGACGGCAGCTCATCAGCGTGGGGGTGGACGGGTTCGCGCTCCACCGCCTCCCGGAAGGCACCTTCCACGTCCACGCGCAGCGCCGTCCGGGTGGTGAGGCGCCGGTGTTCCAGGTGGACCTGGTGGCGTTCACCGACGCGGGCGAGCCCCTGTTCCACGTCGACGGGCTGAAGGTCCGCGTGCTCGACGTGGCGAGGCCCGCCGTCGCCCGGAACGACGAGGTCCGCCCGGCGACCGCTGCGTCCCGGACGCTGTTCGACGAGCTGGGCGCGCTGGAGCCCACGAGGCGGCGGGCCCGCGCCGAGGACGAGCTGCGGCAGGTGGTGGCCACGGTGCTCAAGCTGGCCCCGGCGCGTGTCCCGGTGGACCAGCCGCTGCGCACCCTGGGCATGGACTCCGTCATGTCGCTGGAGCTGCGCAACCGCATCGAGGCGCGCACCGGCATCCGGCTCTCCGCCACCGCGCTCTGGAACCACCCCACGGTGGAGGCGCTGACGAACTTCGTCCTGACCCAGGCCCCGTCCGCGTCCGCGTCCCGGCCCGCTCCGGCGCGCGCCGTGCCGCCCGCGCCCGTGCCCGCCGCCCCCGTCATTCCCGCGGACGCGGCCTTGCCTTCCGACCTGGAGCTGGAGCGGCTGCTGGAGGCCGAGCTCGCCCAGGTCCACCACCTCATCAAGGAGTCCTGACCATGACGGCCCCGCTGCCCACCGCGAATGATCCCACGCTGCTCAAGCGCAGCCTCGACGCGCTGAAGGACCTCCGGGCCCGGTACGAGTCCCTGGAGTCCCGTGGACGGGAGCCCATCGCCATCATCGGCCTGGGGTGCCGCATCCCGGGGGGCGGAGAGACCCCGGAGACCCTCTGGAAGATGCTGTGTGGCAAGGTCGACGCCGTCAGCGAGGTGCCCGCGGACCGGTGGGACCTGTCTCGCTACTACGACGCGGACGTGGCCACGCCGGGGCGGATGCACATGCGCTACGGCGCGTTCCTCGACGCGCCCGACCGCTTCGACCCGTACTTCTTCGGCATCTCGCCCCGGGAAGCGGAGCAGATGGATCCGCAGCAGCGCCTCTTCCTGGAGGTGGCGTGGCACGCGCTGGAGGACGCGGGCCTGAGCGCGAAGGCGCTCGCGGGCACGGACACGGGCGTCTTCGTGGGCGCCAACGGCAACGACTACCTCCAGCTCCAGCTCTCCGAGCCGCAGGTGCTGGGCACGTACTCGCTGGTGGGCGGCACCAACTGCATCATCCCCAACCGGCTCTCGTACCTGCTGGACCTGCGCGGGCCGAGCATGGCCTTCGACACGGCCTGCTCCTCGTCGCTCGTCGCGGTCCACCAGGCCTGCCAGAGCCTGCGCCACGGGGAGAGCTCCACCGCCATCGCGGGCGGGCTCAACCTGCTCCTGTCGCCCGTGGTGTCGGTGGCGCACTCCAAGGGCCTGCCGCTGGCGCCGGACGGGCGCTGCAAGACGTTCGACGCGCGCGCGGATGGCTACGTCCGCGGCGAGGGCTGCGGCGTCGTGGTGCTCAAGCGTCTGTCGGACGCGATCGCGGCGGGGGACCCGGTGTGGGCCGTCATCCACGGCTCGGCCGTCAACCAGGACGGACTCAGCAACGGCCTCACGGCCCCCAACGGCGGGGCCCAGCGCGCCGTCATCCGCAAGGCGCTGGAGCGCGCGCGTCTCACCGGCTCGGAGGTGGGGCTCATCGAGGCGCACGGGACGGGCACGTCGCTGGGCGACCCCATCGAGGTGGAGGCCCTCTCCGAGGTCTACGGCGCCGCGGAGGGCGAGCGGCGGCCCTGCGCGCTCGGCTCCATCAAGACGAACATCGGGCACCTGGAGGCGGGCGCCGGCATCGTCGGCATCCTCAAGGTCGCGCTGTCGCTCAAGCACGGCGTCATCCCGGCGAACCTGCACTTCCAGGCGCTCAACCCGCACATTTCGTTGGACGGCACGCGTCTCTACGTGCCCACGGAGTCGACGCCGTGGACGGATCCGGCGGAGCGCCGGTACGGCGCGGTCAGCTCGTTCGGCGCGGGCGGCACCAACGCGCACGTCGTGCTGGGCACCCTGGAGTCCGCGCGGCCCGAGGCCAGCGTCCGGCCGTCCCTGCCTGGCGCGGAGCGCGCCCACCTGCTGGTGCTCTCCGCCCGCAGCCGCACGGCGCTGGCGAACGTGGCCCGGCGTCTGGCGGACCATCTGACCCACGGCGCCGGCCAGCATGAATCGCTGGAGGACATCTGCGCCACGGCCGCGCTGCGCAGGACGCACCACGACCACCGGGTGGGGCTCGTCGTCCGGACTCGGGAGGACGCACTCCAGCAGCTGCGCGCGCTCCAGCAGGACGTCCGGCCCCCGGGCGCATGGACGGGCACCGCCGGAAGGCCGGGTCGGCCGGTGTTCCTCTTCCCCTCGGAGCCCCGGTTGTCGGGGGCCCGGCTGGCGGCGCTGGGCCGCGACTGTCCGGTGTTCGCCCAGGCACTGGAGCGCTGTCGCGGCGCGCTCCAGCAGGGGCAGGGCGCGGACGGGGTGGGTGAGCACTTCGCCGTGCAGGTGGCGCTCGCCGAGCTGTGGCGCTCGTGGGGCGTGGAGCCGGGCGCGGTGCTCGGGCAGGGCGTGGGGGAGATCGCCGCGGCCCACGTCGCGGGAGCGCTGTCGCTGGAGGACGCCGCGCGCGTCGCCCGTGAGTGCGGCGCCCTGCTGGCGAAGGGAGACGCGGCGGCCGGAGCGCTGAGCGCGGCGCTGGCGGGACTGATGCCCCGGCCCACGACGGTGCCCCTGTACGCGGCGGACGGGACGGTGCTGGAAGGCGAGTCCCTGGGCGCTGGCGCCTGGACGCGGTGCCTGCGCCGGCCCGCGCAGGCGGTGCCGGGCATCGAGGAGGCACTGCGCGCGGGCCATGTGCTCTTCGTGGAGCTGGGCGCGGAGCCGGTGCTCACCGCGCCGGTGGCGGAGGCCGCCGCGCGCCAGGGACTGACGGACGTGCTGGCGGTGTCCTGCCTCAGCGGGAACCAGGACGCGCTGGGGGCCCTGCTGACGTCCGCGGCGGCGCTCCACGCAGCGGGCCTGGGCCTGCGCCTGGAGCGGCTGCTGGCGCCCCACGGGCACTTCCTCCGGCTGCCGACCTATCCCTTCGAACGGGAGTCCTTCTGGTTCAAGGAGCGGCCCGTCACGATGCTCGCGTCGGTGCGCTCCACCAGCCTGGAGCTGCCCCGCGCGGCGGTGCGTGACACGCCCCCCGAACCCGCCCGCCGCCCCGCGGAGGTCCGCGTCCCGGCCTCGCCGCAGCTGGCCGGTTGGGCGGAGCTGCCGGAGCGCGAGCGCGCCACGAAGCTGCGCGGCCTGGTGCACGCGGAGGTGGCGCGCATCCTGAAGTTCGACGCGGCCCGGCTCGATCCCAAGGGCGGCTTCTTCCAGATGGGCATGGACTCCGTGATGGCCGGGCAGCTGCGCAACCGGCTGGAGCAGCAGTTGGGACGCAAGTTCGCCGTGACCGTCATCTTCGAGAACCCCACCGTGGATCGGCTGTCCCGGCAACTGGGCACGTTCGTCACGCCACCCCCGGCGCCCGCCACACCGCCACGTGAGCCGCAGCCCCTGGCGTCCCAGGGCCTGTCTCCGGCGAAGGGAGGCGGCGCCGAAAGCATCGCCGACCTCCTGGCCCGGGAGCTCGAAGAGACCTCCTCCATTTCCAGCAAGGACCACCTGTCATGAGCACCCCGCCGGTTTCCAACGAAGCCTCCAACCGCGACGAACTGCTCCAGCGTGCCCTGGAGCGCATCCGTGACTTTCGCGGGAAGCTCGACGCCGTCGAGGCCCAGCGCTCGGAGCCCATCGCCGTGGTGGGCATGTCCTGCCGCCTGCCGGGCGGAAACGACGACCCGTCCTCGCTGTGGCGCTTCCTGCGCTCTGGCGGCGACGGCATCCGCACCTTCCCCCAGGAGCGCGGCGCGACCCCGGACGGCCAGCGCTTCAAGGGCGGGTTCCTGGAGCAGGTCGACCGCTTCGACGCGGGCGTGTTCGGCATCTCCCCGCGCGAGGCCGCGACGTTGGACCCCCAGCAGCGCCTGTTCCTGGAGGTGAGCTGGGAGGCACTGGAGAACGCGGCGCAGCCCTTCGACAAGCTCGAGGGGAGCATGGCCGGCGTGTTCGTGGGCATCACCAACTACGACTACTGCCAGAAGCTGATGCAGGAGACGCCGATTGATCAGCTGGACGCCTACTGCCTCACCAGCAACGCGTCCACGTTCGCGGCCGGGCGCCTGTCGTACTGGCTGGGCCTGCGCGGTCCCAGCCTGTCCGTGGACACGGCCTGTTCATCTTCCGCCGTCGCCCTGCACCAGGCATGTCAAAGCCTGCGCGCGGGGGAGTGTTCGCTAGCACTGGCGGGCGGCGTCAACGTGCTGCTGTCGCCGGAGTGGTTCGTGGTGCTGTCGCGCGCGGGCATGCTGTCGCCGGACGGCTATTGCAAGACGTTCGACCGCGATGCCAACGGCTACACCCGGGGCGAGGGCTGCGTCGTCTTCGTGCTCAAGCGCCTCTCGGACGCGGTGGCGGCGAAGGACCACATCCACGCGCTGATCCGCGGCTCGTGCGTCAACCAGGACGGCCGCAGCGGCGGGCTCACGGTGCCCAACCCCGCGGCGCAGCAGGACGTCATCCGCGGCGCGCTCAAGGCCGCGCGCGTGGGCGCGGACCGCGTCAGCTACGTCGAAACGCACGGCACGGGGACGCCGCTCGGCGACCCGATAGAGGTGCGCGCGCTGGGCGCGGCGCTGGGCGAGGGGCGCGCGGAGGGCGACCGCATCCACATCGGGTCCATCAAGGCCAACATCGGGCACCTGGAGCCAGCGGCGGGGGCCGCGGGCCTGATGAAGGTCATCCTCGCGCTGCAGAACGAGGAGCTGCCGCCCCAGGTCCAGTTCCAGGAGCTGAACCCCGAAATCGACCTGGAGGCGCTGCCGGTGGCCATCTCCACCCGGCCCCAGGCGTGGCCGCGCGCGGAGCGTTCGCGCATCGCGGGCGTGAGCTCGTTCGGCGCGAGCGGGACCAACGCGCACCTCGTGGTGGAGGAGGCCCCGGCCGTGGTCCGCCCGGCGCGGACCTTCGAGCCCGGCACGCAGCTCTTCACCCTGTCCGCGCGAAGCCCGGCGGTGCTGGCGCGGCTGGCGGGGCGGCACGCGACGCACCTGGCGGCGAAGCGCGACCTGCTGCTGGAGGACGTGTGCTTCAGCGTGAACACCGGCCGGGCCCGGTTCGCGGAGCGCGTGGCGCTGCCCGTGGACGACCTGGAGTCGCTCCAGCACGCGCTGTCCGCCATCGCGGCGGGTGAGCTGCCGGCGGGCGCCTCCCTGGGCCGCGCGCAGGTGGGGCAGGGGCCGAAGGTGGCCTTCCTCTTCACCGGCCAGGGCAGCCAGTTCCCGGGCATGGCGGTGGAGCTGCACGCCTCGCAGCCGGTGTTCCGGCAGGCGTTGGATCGCTGCGCGGAGGCGCTGAAGTCCCACTGGGACGTGCCGCTGCTCACGCTCCTGCGCGGGGAGGGCTTCACGGCGGGGCTGCTGGATCAGACCCGCTACACCCAGGCCGCGCTCTTCTCCGTGGAGTACGCGCTGGCCATGCTCTGGAAGAGCTGGGGCGTCGTCCCCTCGGCGGTGCTGGGCCACAGCGTGGGTGAGTACGTCGCGGCCTGCGTCGCGGGCGTCTTCGAACCCGAGGCGGCCGTGGCGCTGCTCGCCGTGCGCGGCGCACTCATGCAGGCGCTCCCGGCGGCGGGCGCGATGGCGTCCGTCTTCGCCAGCGAGGCCCAGGTGCGCGCGGCGCTGGAGGGCAAGGCCGACCGCGTGTCCGTGGCCGCGGTGAACGCACCGGACAACATCGTCATCTCCGGCCAGGCGGACGCCGTGGAGCAGGTGCTCCAGTCGCTGACGGCGCAGGGCCACAAGCACAAGCGCATCAACGTCTCGCAGGCGTTCCACTCGCCGCTGCTGGATCCGATGCTGGATGCGCTGGAGCAGGCCGCGTCCGGGCTCACGTTCCAGGAGCCGACCCTCCCGCTCATCTCCAACCTGACCGGCCGGCCCGTGGAGCCCGGCATGCTGGGGCCGCGCTACCTGCGCGACCACGCCCGCGAGGCCGTGCGCTTCCAGGCCAGCATGGAGTGGCTGTTCGAGAACGGCTTCGACACCTTCGTGGAGGTGGGCCCCGCGCCCCACCTCATCGGCATGGTGAAGCGCTACGCGCCCGCGGGCGATCGCGCCTTCCTGCCCTCCATGCGCAAGGGGCTGTCCGCCCAGCGCTCCATGCTGGAGAGCGCGGGCGCCCTGTACACGCGCGGCGCCGACCTGGAGTGGGACAGCCTGCACGCGGGGCTTGAGCCGCGTCGCGTCCCCCTGCCGACGTACACCTTCGACCGGAAGCGGTACTGGTACGCCGCCCCCGCGCCCGGCGCCGCGGTCCGCTCGCAGGTCTCCGTGCAGGAGGAGGCGGGTGACACGACGCTGCTGGGCCACCGGCTGCCGTCGCCGCTGCCCTCGGCGCAGTTCCGCGTGCGGTACGACGCGGCCCAGCACCCGTGTCTGGCGGACTGCCGGATGGGCGGGATGCGGGTGGTGAACGTGGGCGTCTTCCTGGAGGCCGCGCTCCAGTCCTGGCACGCGCTGACGCCGGGCGCCGGAGCCTGCCGCGTGGACGGACTGTCGGTCCGTCGCGGGCTCCTCATGGACGACGAGGAGACGCGCGTCGCGCACCTGGTGGTGGAGCCGCCGGACGCGAAGGGCGAGCGGAGCTTCGCGCTCCACAGCCTGCCGCCGGGGGCCTCGGAGGACTCCAGCGCCTGGGCGGTGCACGTGGAGGGACGGCTGGCGGAGGCCCAGGAGGAGAAGGGCCTGGAGTCCGTGGACGCGATCCTCGCGCGCTGCGGGCAGACGCTGGACGGCGCGGATTTCTACGCACGCATGGAGAAGCGCCAGTTGGTGCTCGGGCACTCGGCGCGGTGGATCGAGCAGGTCCGCTTCCGCGAGGGCGAGGCGCTCGCGACGATGCGCGCGCCGGACGCGAAGGAGTCGGAGGGCTACCGCGTCCACCCGGGCCTGGTGGACGCGCTCTTCCAGGCGGTCTTCGCGTGCCTGCCGGGCGACGTGCCCGAGGACGCCATCTACATGATCGTCGAGGTCGCCCGCTTCGTCGTCGGTCCCGCCACCCCGGCGGCGGCGACCCGGGCCCACGTGCGGCTGCGCCCCTGGAAGGACGGGGACACGACGATCGTCGCGGACGTGGATGTGGCGGACGCGCAGGGCCGCGTCTTCCTGCGAGCGGAAGGGGCGCTGCTCAAGCGCACGACGGTCCAGGCGCTCCAGAAGGTGACGCGCGCGGAGGTCACCCCGTCGGCGGGCGCCGCCCGTCCCGCTTCGTCGGGCCTGCGGGACGTGCTCGCGCGCCTGCCGGTGGCGCAGCGCACGCCCCGGCTGGTGGAGTGGCTGCGCGCCCAGGTGGCCGTCATCCTGCGCGCCTCCGCTTCGGACGTGGACGTGGACGCGCCGCTGGCGCACGCGGGCTTCGACTCGCTGATGGCGCTGGAGCTCAAGAGCGCCGTCGCCAACGAGCTGAACGTGGCGCTGTCGCTCGGCGGGCTCCTGGCGGGCGCGAGCCTCAAGGCTCTGTGCTCGGAGATCCTCGGACAGCTCTCGCTGGAGGCCTCTCCGGCGAACAGCGCGGCGGACCCTGCTGGGACCGCGAGTTCGGAAGCCGCCCCGGTGGAGGTGCTGGTGCATGACGGCGAGGGGCGCCACCAGCCCTTCGGCATGACGGACCTCCAGCAGGCGTACCTGCTGGGCCGCACGCGCTCCTTCGAGCTGGGCGGCGTGTCCACCTACTTCTTCCTGGAGGTGGACCTGCTGGGCGTGGATCTGGAGCGGCTGGGCACGAGCCTGGACGTCATCATCCAGCGCCACGACATGCTGCGCGCGGTGGTGACGCCGGACGGACAGCAGCGGGTGCTGCCCACGGTGCCCCCGTTCGTCATCCGCACGGTGGACCTGCGGGGCCAGGACGCGGCCCAGGTGGAGCGCGCGCTCGCGGCCCTGCGCACGGAGATGGCCACCCAGGTCTTCCAGACGGACCGCTTCCCGCTGTTCGACGTCCGGGCCACGCGCCTGGACAACGAGCGCACGCGGCTGCACCTCGGCTTCGACGCCCTGGTGGTGGACGCGTGGAGCACGTCGCTGCTCTTCAAGGAATGGTCCGCCGTGTACCGCGAGGGCGCCGGGGCGCTGCGTCCCATCGACATCACCTTCCGCGACTACGTCCTGGGCGTGCAGGCGCTGGAGTCCGGCCCCGCGTACGCCGCCGCGGAGAAGTACTGGCTCGAGCGCGTCCCCAAACTGCCGCCCGCGCCGGAGCTCCCCATGGCCCGCCACCCGGGCACGCTGGAGCTGCCGCGCTTCACGCACCGCTCGTTCCGGCTGCCCAAGGCGCAGTGGGCGCGCTTCAAGGAGCTGGCGCGCGAGGCGGGCGTCACGCCCTCCATGGTGATGTGCGCGGCCTACGCGGAGATCCTGGCCACCTGGGGCCGCAGCCGCGCCTTCACGCTCAACGTGCTGTTCTTCAACCGCGTGCCGCTGCACCCGCACGTGGACCGGGTGCTCGGCAACTTCAGCGCCACCACGCTGCTGGAGGTGCAGGTGGAGCGCGCGGAGTCGATCGCGTCGCGGGCGCAGCGGCTCCAGCAGCAGCTCTGGAACGACCTGGACCACGCGTCGTTCAGCGGCGTGCGCGTGCTGCGTGAGCTCAACCGGCGCGACGGCGACATGCGGCGCGCCCGCATGCCCGTTGTCTACGCGAGCACCATCAACTTCCACTCGCGCGAAGGCGACGCCGCTCCGGCCGGCCTCGCGCAGCACCTGCTCACCATGGGCACGGGCGGTGAGGAGATCCACAGCAGCATCCGCACGCCCCAGGTGTTCCTCGACCACCAGGTCGTGGAGGACGGCGGTGGGTTGGTCCTCAACTGGGACGTGGTGGAGGAGCTGTTCCCGGCGGGGATGATCGACGCCATGTTCCAGGCCTACTCCGGCCTGGTGACGCGGCTGGCGGCGGAGCCCGCCGCGTGGACGGAGCGCACGCGGCTGCTGGTGCCCGTGGAGCAGCTGGACGTCCGCCGGGAGGCCAACGCGACGGCCGCGCCCGTGGCGCAGGGCCTGATGCACGAGCCGTTCGTGAGGGCCGCCGCGCTCCAGCCAGACCGGGCCGCGATCATCACCTCGCGCCGTACGCTCACCTATGGAGAGCTGGACGCCGCCTCCAACCGCGTCGCGCACTGGCTGCGCGAACAGGGGGCGAAGCCCAATGCGCTCGTGGCCCTGGTGATGGAGAAGGGCTGGGAGCAGGTCGTCGCCGCGCTGGGCGTCCTCAAGTCCGGCGCCGCGTACGTGCCCATCGACGCGCACCTGCCTCCGGCGCGCCTTGCCTACCTTCTGGAGAACACGGGCGCCCGGCAGGTCCTCACCCAGTCCTGGCTCAAGCTGGAGCTTTCGGGCGTGGACCCCAGCGCGGTGCTGGCCATTGACGGGCCGCAGGCGCAGCGGCCGTCCGCGGACGCGCTGCCGAGCGTGCAGCGTCCGGACGACCTGGCCTACGTCATCTACACGTCCGGCTCCACGGGGCACCCCAAGGGCGTGATGATCGAGCACCGCGCGGCGCTCAACACGCTGCTGGACGTCAACACACGCTACGGCGTCGGTCCGGACAGCCGGGGCTTCGCGCTGTCCGCGATGAACTTCGACCTGTCGGTGTGGGACGTCTTCGGCCTGCTGGCCGCGGGCGGCGCGCTGGTCATCCCGGAGCCCGGCGAGCTGCGTGAGCCCGGCCGCTGGCTCCACCTGGTGCGCGAGCACCGCGTGACGGTGTGGAACAGCGTCCCTGCGCTGATGGAGATGATGGCCGACCACCTGGGGGGCCTGGGGGAGACGTGGCCCCAGCTGAAGACGGTGATGATGAGCGGCGACTGGATCCCGGTGTCGCTGCCGGAGCGCATCCACGCCGTGGCGCCGAACGCCGCCGTCTACAGCATGGGCGGCGCCACCGAGGCG
The sequence above is drawn from the Corallococcus sp. NCRR genome and encodes:
- a CDS encoding non-ribosomal peptide synthetase/type I polyketide synthase codes for the protein MSTPPVSNEASNRDELLQRALERIRDFRGKLDAVEAQRSEPIAVVGMSCRLPGGNDDPSSLWRFLRSGGDGIRTFPQERGATPDGQRFKGGFLEQVDRFDAGVFGISPREAATLDPQQRLFLEVSWEALENAAQPFDKLEGSMAGVFVGITNYDYCQKLMQETPIDQLDAYCLTSNASTFAAGRLSYWLGLRGPSLSVDTACSSSAVALHQACQSLRAGECSLALAGGVNVLLSPEWFVVLSRAGMLSPDGYCKTFDRDANGYTRGEGCVVFVLKRLSDAVAAKDHIHALIRGSCVNQDGRSGGLTVPNPAAQQDVIRGALKAARVGADRVSYVETHGTGTPLGDPIEVRALGAALGEGRAEGDRIHIGSIKANIGHLEPAAGAAGLMKVILALQNEELPPQVQFQELNPEIDLEALPVAISTRPQAWPRAERSRIAGVSSFGASGTNAHLVVEEAPAVVRPARTFEPGTQLFTLSARSPAVLARLAGRHATHLAAKRDLLLEDVCFSVNTGRARFAERVALPVDDLESLQHALSAIAAGELPAGASLGRAQVGQGPKVAFLFTGQGSQFPGMAVELHASQPVFRQALDRCAEALKSHWDVPLLTLLRGEGFTAGLLDQTRYTQAALFSVEYALAMLWKSWGVVPSAVLGHSVGEYVAACVAGVFEPEAAVALLAVRGALMQALPAAGAMASVFASEAQVRAALEGKADRVSVAAVNAPDNIVISGQADAVEQVLQSLTAQGHKHKRINVSQAFHSPLLDPMLDALEQAASGLTFQEPTLPLISNLTGRPVEPGMLGPRYLRDHAREAVRFQASMEWLFENGFDTFVEVGPAPHLIGMVKRYAPAGDRAFLPSMRKGLSAQRSMLESAGALYTRGADLEWDSLHAGLEPRRVPLPTYTFDRKRYWYAAPAPGAAVRSQVSVQEEAGDTTLLGHRLPSPLPSAQFRVRYDAAQHPCLADCRMGGMRVVNVGVFLEAALQSWHALTPGAGACRVDGLSVRRGLLMDDEETRVAHLVVEPPDAKGERSFALHSLPPGASEDSSAWAVHVEGRLAEAQEEKGLESVDAILARCGQTLDGADFYARMEKRQLVLGHSARWIEQVRFREGEALATMRAPDAKESEGYRVHPGLVDALFQAVFACLPGDVPEDAIYMIVEVARFVVGPATPAAATRAHVRLRPWKDGDTTIVADVDVADAQGRVFLRAEGALLKRTTVQALQKVTRAEVTPSAGAARPASSGLRDVLARLPVAQRTPRLVEWLRAQVAVILRASASDVDVDAPLAHAGFDSLMALELKSAVANELNVALSLGGLLAGASLKALCSEILGQLSLEASPANSAADPAGTASSEAAPVEVLVHDGEGRHQPFGMTDLQQAYLLGRTRSFELGGVSTYFFLEVDLLGVDLERLGTSLDVIIQRHDMLRAVVTPDGQQRVLPTVPPFVIRTVDLRGQDAAQVERALAALRTEMATQVFQTDRFPLFDVRATRLDNERTRLHLGFDALVVDAWSTSLLFKEWSAVYREGAGALRPIDITFRDYVLGVQALESGPAYAAAEKYWLERVPKLPPAPELPMARHPGTLELPRFTHRSFRLPKAQWARFKELAREAGVTPSMVMCAAYAEILATWGRSRAFTLNVLFFNRVPLHPHVDRVLGNFSATTLLEVQVERAESIASRAQRLQQQLWNDLDHASFSGVRVLRELNRRDGDMRRARMPVVYASTINFHSREGDAAPAGLAQHLLTMGTGGEEIHSSIRTPQVFLDHQVVEDGGGLVLNWDVVEELFPAGMIDAMFQAYSGLVTRLAAEPAAWTERTRLLVPVEQLDVRREANATAAPVAQGLMHEPFVRAAALQPDRAAIITSRRTLTYGELDAASNRVAHWLREQGAKPNALVALVMEKGWEQVVAALGVLKSGAAYVPIDAHLPPARLAYLLENTGARQVLTQSWLKLELSGVDPSAVLAIDGPQAQRPSADALPSVQRPDDLAYVIYTSGSTGHPKGVMIEHRAALNTLLDVNTRYGVGPDSRGFALSAMNFDLSVWDVFGLLAAGGALVIPEPGELREPGRWLHLVREHRVTVWNSVPALMEMMADHLGGLGETWPQLKTVMMSGDWIPVSLPERIHAVAPNAAVYSMGGATEAAIWSIVYPIGDVDPAWPSIPYGKAMLNQQMLVLDDALMPCPTWVPGQIFIGGVGVARGYWRDEEKTRASFIRHPLTGERLYRTGDLGRFLPSGDIEFLGREDFQVKVQGFRIELGEIENALLQHPGVRAAVASAVGEKRGNKRLVAYVVLDAEAPPALDALREALRAKLPEYMVPQTFVTLDSLPLSANGKVDRGALPALEGTQPQKQTGVKVPPRTELEKTLAGLWEGLLPGPVGVHDNFFEVGGNSLLAVRLMARLRQEVGRELPLATLFEMPTIALLAASLAGPEAPRREGHGALVPIQPSGTRPPLFLVHPVGGSVLCYAELARKLGTEQPVFGLQVPPGAPARSIEAMAAAYLEALRDVQPRGPYHLGGWSMGGVVAYEMARQLQAAGDTVSTLALIDVLVPPAGQGGDAMDEAALMARFAEDLAALSARRVSVDAGALRELPADAVLERVVEDLRAQEAIAPELDRATLGAHAEVFKANMRALTAYQARPYAGRVWFCRGAQPGGASRQNAEAWLGLTSGGQLVELEGNHYTLFSHGLDALVGSLSSALRA